CAGCAAGAAAATACCGCCCATCAACTTTTGATGATGTTATTGGGCAAGACCATATTTCACAAACTCTTAAAAATTCCATTGTAAACAATCATTTAGCACAATCGTATTTATTTACAGGTCCACGAGGCATAGGAAAAACAACCTGTGCAAGGATTTTTGCAAAAGCACTCAATTGTACAAACAGGAAAGAAAACGGAGAACCTTGTAACGAATGTGATTCTTGTAAATCTTTTATTGCTCAAAGATCATTAAATATTTATGAACTTGACGCTGCTTCAAACAATTCTGTTGATGATATAAGATTATTAATTGATAAAGTAAGATTTGCTCCTCAAAGCGGAAAATATAAAATCTATATTATTGATGAAGTTCACATGTTATCTGCTCAAGCATTTAATGCATTTCTTAAAACATTAGAGGAACCTCCTTCTTATGCTGTTTTTATTCTTGCTACAACAGAAAAACATAAAATTATTCCCACAATACTTTCACGTTGTCAAATATTTGATTTTAACAGAATTCAAATTCCGGATATTGTGCAACATCTGAAACACATATCTGAAAAAGAAAATATTGAATCGGAAGAAACTGCACTTCATATCATAGCTGATAAAGCTGATGGTGCATTACGAGATGCACTTTCAATATTTGACAGAATAGTAAGTTTTTCAGGAGACAAGGTTACTTATGATTTTGTAATTGATAACCTGAATATTATTGATTATGAATATTATTTTAAGGCTACAAATTTTATTTTAGAAAGTGATATTTCACAATCTTTAGTACTTTTTGATAAAATTATTAACCTTGGATTTGAAGGACAAAACTTTTTACTCGGTTTAAGTGAACACTTTAGGAACCTGCTTGTAAGCCAATCACAACAAACAATTCAATTACTTGAAATACCCGATAAAGTAAAAGTAAAATATCTAGAACAAAGTAAAATCATTAATAAATCAATAATAATATCCGCATTAAATATTCTTAATCAATTTATAATTAGTTATAAAGAAAGTAAAAACCAGAGACTACATACAGAACTAGCAATAATCAAGTTATGCCACATTAAAGATGCAATCGATTTAAGTTCGGTATTAAAAAAAAAAGCTCTGAGGAATTAATCCAACCTACAAAAAGCGAGACCAAAGAAACAAGCGAAAAAACCCCTTCCATAAAAAAGGAAATAAGCAATAAAAATCAAACATCAACAGCACCTTTATCAAAAAATCTTTCACAAATAAGAGAAAAATTAAAAAATCAAGAAAACAACAATAATAAAGAAAAGGATGAAAAAATAGATGCTCATGTTGAATATGATATTGATGTTAATAAATTCAAATTAGCATGGGAAGATTACATTGAAAAAATATTAAAAAAGGAAAAGAAACTCAACCTATACAAAGCACTTACAATTAACCAAGCTGAGATTGAAAAAAATATTATTACAGTTGCATTTGAGAACTCTGCGATTGAAAAACTTTTTATCCAAGAGAAACCCAATATTTCGAAATTTCTTAATGAAGAACATGACATTCAGGATATAATTTTTAGAACCAAATTAAAGATAATTTCAAAAAATGAACAAGGTTCATATTTGGTTAATCCAAAAGAAAAATATAATTTTATGACAGAAAAAAATCCTGATCTATCTAACCTACAAAACACTTTTGGACTGCAACCTGAGGAATAGAATTTGTTGATTTGCTGATTTGCTGATTTGCTGATTTGCTGATTTGCTGATTTGCTGATTTGCTGATTTGCTGATTTGCTGATTTGTTGATTTGTCCGTCTCTCTTAACTATAGGCACTTTAGGCACTCTAAGTACTTTAGGCACTTCTTATTAAAAAGGTTCTTTATTTTTTAATAATCCCCAAAACTGTTGATAAGTACCCAAAAGCATTAAGTTATAGAACCCCCTTTAAATAATTATCACTATGTTTGCAAT
The DNA window shown above is from Bacteroidota bacterium and carries:
- the dnaX gene encoding DNA polymerase III subunit gamma/tau, whose product is MKENYIVSARKYRPSTFDDVIGQDHISQTLKNSIVNNHLAQSYLFTGPRGIGKTTCARIFAKALNCTNRKENGEPCNECDSCKSFIAQRSLNIYELDAASNNSVDDIRLLIDKVRFAPQSGKYKIYIIDEVHMLSAQAFNAFLKTLEEPPSYAVFILATTEKHKIIPTILSRCQIFDFNRIQIPDIVQHLKHISEKENIESEETALHIIADKADGALRDALSIFDRIVSFSGDKVTYDFVIDNLNIIDYEYYFKATNFILESDISQSLVLFDKIINLGFEGQNFLLGLSEHFRNLLVSQSQQTIQLLEIPDKVKVKYLEQSKIINKSIIISALNILNQFIISYKESKNQRLHTELAIIKLCHIKDAIDLSSVLKKKALRN